The Mycobacteriales bacterium genome segment CGAAGTCAGCCACCGCACGGTGGTAGTCGCGCAGCCATTCCGCCACCTGGGGCAGCGTCTCATCTGTCAGAGCTGGAGTGGCCGCATGGTCGCGACGGCGTGAGGGTCGGTGCGCCAGATGTCGGAGACGTCGGCGTAGAGCTCGATACTGTTGCCGTCTGGGTCGCTGGTGTAGATGCTATGGGCCACAGTGTGGTCGGCGATGCCGAGAATCGGTGCCCCGGCTCGGTCGAGGCTTTCCTTCGCATCGCGCAGGTCTGCGGTTGAGTCGCCGATGCGGAAGGCGACGTGGAACAGGCCGGGCGAGTCGGCTGAGGGGGGTGGTCCATCGCCGACTTCGACGATCGCGAAGTCGTGGTGGTTACCGAGGGTGAAGAACGTCATCGGCGGGGTTTCGAGGCGGGCCACGACCGGCAGCCCGAGAACGTCGCAGTAAAAGCGTTCGGCGGTCTCCCGGTCGCGCACCTTGAGCACGACGTGCCCGAGCTGCTGTACCTGCAGCGTCACGTCAGGCCGCCGGCAGACTGATCAGCTCGAGCTGAATGTTGTCGGGGTCACGGAAGGCCAACAGCGCCGAGCCGTGGACCGCTCCCGGCTGGATCCCGGAGTGCTCGACACCGAGCCGATCGAAGTGCCGCGCCCAGCCCTCGAGGTTGGCGCGGTCGGTGACGTGCAGCGCGAGGTGGTCGAGGCCAGGCCGGCGCTCGTCGAACTCCTCGTCGGCCTCGACAGCCCTGTGCCGGCTGAGGCCGAGCATCGCCCCGCTGTCGTGGCGAAGGATGACGCGTTCGAACCGATCGGTGGCGTAGCTGGTCAGCCTGGTGAATCCCAGCACGCCGACGTACCACTGCTCGGATTTCGCGACGTCGTGCACGTTGATGCTGAGGTGATGGAATCCGGTCCAGTCGAGTGCGTTCATCGGTTGGCCTCCTTGGTCGGGGCTCACTGGCTGGGTCATGTCAGGGCGCGGTGAGCTGGGCGACGATGGAGCCGCTGTCGAGCCAGACCTGCTCCCGGCTGATCAGCCCGTCGCGGAAGTCGAAGACGTGCAGGATGCCGAAGCTGACGCGCCGGCCGTTGCCGGGGATGCCGAGCATCTCGCCGATCACCGTTCCGGTCATGCGCTGCTCGAGGATCATCGTGTCGCCGTCGAAGTACCGGTGCCGTGCTTCCTCGCCTTCGGTGCGGAAGTTCGCCGTGAGGTGCTGGTAGAACTCTCGCGCCGCGGCCTTGCCCGTCACGGGCCCACCCGGCATCCCGATGTCGTCGTGCTCGATGTCCTCGGTGTACACGGCGACAGCGCCGTCGACGTCACCGGCACCTTCGGCCTTGAGGTGCCGCTCCACCAGGGCGATCATTTCGGCCCGCTCCATCGCATGTCCCTTCACCGATGCGAGCGTTCACTGCCCGCGATAGCGCTATCATCATGAGATGGCTGTCTCACGTCAAGGCCGGAGTCTCACTGAGTCGGGCCGGCTGAACCAGAAGACGCGCACCCGCACGGCCCTGCTGCAAGCTGCCGTGG includes the following:
- a CDS encoding VOC family protein, with protein sequence MTLQVQQLGHVVLKVRDRETAERFYCDVLGLPVVARLETPPMTFFTLGNHHDFAIVEVGDGPPPSADSPGLFHVAFRIGDSTADLRDAKESLDRAGAPILGIADHTVAHSIYTSDPDGNSIELYADVSDIWRTDPHAVATMRPLQL
- a CDS encoding VOC family protein yields the protein MNALDWTGFHHLSINVHDVAKSEQWYVGVLGFTRLTSYATDRFERVILRHDSGAMLGLSRHRAVEADEEFDERRPGLDHLALHVTDRANLEGWARHFDRLGVEHSGIQPGAVHGSALLAFRDPDNIQLELISLPAA
- a CDS encoding nuclear transport factor 2 family protein, yielding MERAEMIALVERHLKAEGAGDVDGAVAVYTEDIEHDDIGMPGGPVTGKAAAREFYQHLTANFRTEGEEARHRYFDGDTMILEQRMTGTVIGEMLGIPGNGRRVSFGILHVFDFRDGLISREQVWLDSGSIVAQLTAP